The Scomber japonicus isolate fScoJap1 chromosome 9, fScoJap1.pri, whole genome shotgun sequence genome includes a region encoding these proteins:
- the gcn1 gene encoding eIF-2-alpha kinase activator GCN1 translates to MAADTQVSDTLKKFALKVTTSSVKERKEIFGELKQCTKGKELPEPAIKGLCKLFCLTPHRYRDAASRRELLSVIGQLADSQPDILVTSLLHSLLNSGVVNKTGEPSKSTGSSAFIGLSWTCLLVPIVFSTPEKREGAVWKKMVEVQSLLVAEVVGGAKSTAKKSSLKHLSQLWEKNSGLVDQYISTLLSLDQSPNTLAMLGVCLDFCTAQKDKAAIEKYKSAMLDLYIKSVLMSKTKPQQHILDKSGSLLRHISHPEFKEQLLPTLQKTMLRSPENAMQTVSCLLSTVTLDLSQYAMDIGKAIASQLKANNAQLMEEAVQAMQNLAQQCSDPTAVQDIVTHLFKILGGSEGKLTVVAQKMSVLSGIASCSHHAVSGTSSQTLSSAVAVMFIPYLQQEVHEGTLVHAVSVLSQWSSRLTVEVPSALLDWLKKAFTLKTSTSLVRHAYLQAMLGAFKGDTMAQASDLMPLLLQTVEKAAAQNSQYALLSEGVAASVLLSRLALLDTVPEAKFSSFWNLVLDEKKPLFTTEKFLSQANEETLLTVLLLCERLFLDHSHRLNTSKSQMYHHATVAVLLSRSWRVRKRAQQMVRKLLSSLGGSGLAHGLLGELRVVINKHKVLPQEVLVSESGEPGELGRNYILPRVLLDALCVVCSSANQWGDPVEAENLAMEILIVTHHPSIVEARRGLWPILLSSMNIKAEEFIEKKLEDILPHLLEVNADNQAVKNAVGALSSLSPNKLLPRVISHVMEGLSRPALLHVTREEYAIMLTPEGELYDNSIIQSAQKESTKKVNMKRENKAYSYKEQIIELELQEEMKKKKGIKDEVQLTSKQKEMMQAQLEKESSVRKRLQGLDVELQSVVGLLEATLIERPPQITWELPSVLQVLMPLLNSPLAAPRIQQVFLDIGVCLMPQQLQHLAVLVGHVTLRLLKPECDLDEAWGQEDLDTAANRTVLLLHNYTVPQREGKADAAPLSAPAFSVCFPLLNAMLRESSGATEETEAIMTRSLQIINEHSQLRAKTDDGITIDETGPELLPRVSMLLLLTRIISTATPRLQVLASQCLTALCASAGGGEGCTVAEQPEIDVLLEALLSPCFSVRDAALRGLLEMEFALPTDSTESSGLSLLRRLWVARFDVEEEGRALAERLWESLDLELVPELCSLLIGDVTHHEEAVRTAAADALSSAVSQYRDQSPTVLGQLTELYHQKLYRPPPVLDALGRVISEAPPDQWEARCGIALSLNKLSQYLEESQVTPLFLFFVPDALNDRHTEVRRCMLDAALSALNTHGKDNVSSLLPVFEEFLKNAPQDASYDSVRQSVVILMGSLAKHLDKNDPKVKPIVAKLITALSTPSQQVQESVASCLPPLVPAIKEDAAGIVRNLLQLLLESDKYAERKGAAYGLAGLVKGLGILALKQQDIMTTLTDAIQDKKNFRRREGALFAFEMLCNMLGKLFEPYVVHVLPHLLLCFGDGNQYVREAADDCAKAVMRNLSAHGVKLVLPSLLVALEEESWRTKAGSVELLGAMAFCAPKQLSSCLPSIVPKLTEVLTDSHVKVQKAGQQALRQIGSVIRNPEILAITPILLDALTDPSKRTQTCLQTLLDTKFVHFIDAPSLALIMPIVQRAFQDRSTDTRKMAAQIIGNMYSLTDQKDLSPYLPSVIPGLKASLLDPVPEVRTVSAKALGAMVKGMGESCFDDLLPWLMETLASEQSSVDRSGAAQGLAEVMAGLGVEKLDKLMPDVVQTASKVDIASHVRDGYIMMFIYLPLTFGDRFTPYVGPIIPCILKALADENEYVRDTALRAGQRIISMYAETAIALLLPELEQGLFDDLWRIRFSSVQLLGDLLFHISGVTGKMTTETASEDDNFGTAASNKAIISALGGERRNRVLSGLYMGRSDTQLVVRQASLHVWKIVVSNTPRTLREILPTLFTLLLGFLASTCPDKRTIAARTLGDLVRKLGEKILPEIIPILEEGLRSDKSDERQGVCIGLSEIMKSTSKDAVLVFSESLVPTVRKALCDPLEEVREAAAKTFEQLHATIGHQALDDILPTLLKQLDDEETAEFALDGLKQVMAVKSRSVLPYLVPKLTAPPVNTRVLAFLSAVAGDALTRHLGVILPALLSSLKGKLGTEDEAQELCSCQTVILSVEDEVGQRIIIEDLLEATRGSDPGLRQAAATILNAYFARTRLDYSAHTRTLLSGLIRLLNDSNTEVLSQSWDTINSITKKLDASSQLALIDDLHRDIRSAAADVKGQHLPGFCLPKKGVVCILPVLREGVLTGSPEQKEEAAKALGGVIKLTSPEALRPSVVNITGPLIRILGDRFAWTVKTALLETLTLLLAKVGIALKPFLPQLQTTFLKALQDSSRGVRLRAAEALGQLVSIHTKVDPLFTEQLSSIRNAEDSGVRETMLQALRFVIQGAGSKVDPAIRKNITTTLLGMLGHDEDATRMASAGCIGEMCAFLSEEELRSVLLQHVLADVSGVDWMVRHGRSLALAIAVKCAPEKLCTKEYSENVTETILTNATADRIPIATSGIRGMGFLMRHHLRTEGANSVSQRIITQFVKCLQNQSSDIRLVSVRVLWWVFKDPATPSMEAIHIKPLLKSLLDNTKDKNTSVRAQSEHTIVNLLQLRQGEETMQTVTAILDSASNDLLSECHRRSLKKIASMPDSNEEVDDTILT, encoded by the exons ATGGCAGCGGACACGCAG GTTTCAGACACGCTGAAGAAGTTTGCTTTAAAAGTGACTACATCCAGTGTGAAAGAGCGCAAGGAGATATTTGGAGAGCTGAAACAGTGTACAAAGGGGAAAG AGTTACCAGAGCCTGCCATCAAAGGACTGTGCAAGCTCTTCTGTCTCACTCCACACAGATATCG agatgCTGCATCCCGCAGAGAGCTCCTCTCTGTCATTGGCCAGCTGGCTGACAGTCAGCCTGACATCCTGGTCACCAGTCTCCTCCACTCCCTCCTCAACAGTGGAGTCGTCAACAAAACTGGAGAGCCCAG TAAAAGCACAGGCTCCTCTGCCTTCATCGGCTTGTCATGGACGTGCCTGTTAGTGCCAATCGTGTTTTCAACcccagagaaaagagaaggagctGTCTGGAAGAAAATG GTGGAGGTTCAGAGCCTCCTTGTTGCTGAGGTAGTGGGTGGAGCCAAATCTACGGCTAAGAAATCAAGCCTTAAACATCTCAGTCAACTCTGGGAGAAG AACTCTGGCCTGGTTGATCAATACATCAGCACTCTGTTGAGTCTGGACCAGAGCCCGAATACACTGGCCATGCTGGGTGTGTGTTTAGACTTCTGCACAGCTCAGAAAGACAAAGCTGCAATAGAGAAGTAtaag AGTGCCATGCTGGACCTGTACATCAAGTCAGTCCTTATGAGCAAGACGAAACCTCAACAGCACATTCTGGACAAAAGCGGCTCCCTGCTGCGTCACATCTCCCACCCCGAGTTCAAGGAGCAGCTGCTGCCCACCTTGCAGAAGACCATGCTCCGCAGTCCTGAGAACGCCATGCAGA CCGTTTCCTGCCTGCTGTCCACTGTGACTCTGGATCTCAGCCAGTATGCCATGGACATCGGAAAGGCCATCGCAA GCCAGCTGAAAGCCAACAACGCCCAGCTGATGGAGGAGGCAGTGCAGGCCATGCAGAACCTGGCCCAGCAGTGCAGCGACCCCACCGCCGTGCAGGACATCGTCACCCACCTCTTCAAGATACTCGGAG GCTCCGAGGGGAAGCTGACAGTCGTCGCCCAAAAGATGAGCGTGTTGTCAG GAATCGCCAGCTGCAGCCATCATGCCGTGTCAGGAACCTCCAGCCAGACTCTCAGCTCTGCAGTCGCTGTGATGTTCATCCCTTATTTACAGCAAGAAG TTCACGAGGGCACCCTGGTGCACGCCGTGTCCGTTCTCTCCCAGTGGAGCAGCCGCCTCACCGTGGAAGTTCCCTCCGCTCTGCTCGACTGGTTAAAGAAGGCGTTCACCCTCAAGACCTCCACCTCCCTGGTTCGCCACGCCTACCTTCAGGCCATGCTGGGAGCTTTTAAAG GCGACACCATGGCCCAGGCCTCAGACCTCATGCCCCTGCTCCTCCAAACAGTGGAGAAGGCCGCGGCTCAGAACTCCCAGTACGCCCTGCTGTCAGAAGGTGTCGCTGCTTCCGTTCTCCTGAGTCGGCTGGCTCTGCTGGACACAGTGCCAG AAGCGAAATTCTCCAGCTTTTGGAACCTGGTGTTAGATGAGAAGAAGCCGCTGTTCACTACAGAAAAGTTCCTCTCCCAGGCCAATGAagaaa CTCTGCTCacagtgctgctgctctgtgagaGGCTTTTCTTGGACCACTCCCACAGACTCAACACCAGCAAATCACA GATGTACCACCACGCCACAGTTGCGGTCCTGTTGTCTCGGAGCTGGCGCGTGAGGAAGCGAGCTCAGCAGATGGTCAGGaagctgctctcctctctgggtGGATCCGGCCTCGCCCACGGTCTGCTGGGAGAGCTGCGAGTGGTCATcaacaaacacaaa GTTTTGCCTCAGGAAGTCCTGGTGTCAGAGTCAGGAGAGCCGGGCGAGTTGGGCCGGAACTACATCCTTCCACGTGTCCTACTGGACGCGCTGTGTGTCGTCTGCTCCTCCGCCAACCAATGGGGCGACCCCGTCGAAGCAGAGAACTTAGCCATGGAGATCCTTATAGTCactcatcatccatccatcg tTGAAGCTCGCCGTGGACTGTGGCCCATCCTGCTCTCCTCCATGAACATAAAAGCAGAGGAGTTTATCGAAAAGAAATTGGAAGATATTCTGCCACATCTGCTGGAGGTCAACGCGGATAACCAG GCCGTGAAAAATGCTGTGGGCGCCCTCTCCAGCCTCTCCCCAAACAAGCTGTTACCGCGTGTTATCAGCCATGTGATGGAGGGGCTGTCCCGCCCCGCTCTGCTTCATGTGACCAGGGAAGAGTACGCCATCATGCTCACACCTGAGGGAGAACTGTACGACAACAGCATCATTCAGAG CGCCCAGAAGGAAAGCACCAAGAAGGTCAacatgaagagagagaacaaggcCTACTCCTACAAGGAGCAGATCATTGAACTGGAATTACAAGAG gagatgaaaaagaaaaaaggaatcaAGGATGAGGTGCAGCTGACCAGTAAGCAGAAGGAAATGATGCAGGCCCAGCTGGAGAAGGAGTCGTCCGTACGCAAGAGACTTCAAGGG CTGGATGTGGAGTTGCAGAGTGTGGTGGGACTACTGGAAGCCACTCTGATAGAGAGACCGCCTCAGATCACCTGGGAGCTCCCCTCCGTCCTCCAGGTCCTAATGCCTCTGCTGAATTCCCCTCTGGCTGCTCCACGCATCCAGCAGGTCTTCTTGGACATCGGAGTCTGCCTCATGCCCCAGCAGCTCCAGCATCTGG CTGTGcttgtgggacacgtgactttGAGGTTGCTGAAGCCAGAGTGCGACCTGGACGAGGCCTGGGGACAGGAAGACCTGGACACAGCAGCCAACCGCACTGTGTTACTGCTGCACAACTACACTGTCCCTCAGAGAGAGGGCAAGGCAG atgCGGCTCCACTGTCTGCCCCAGCGTTCTCCGTCTGCTTCCCTCTCCTCAACGCCATGCTCAGGGAGTCTTCAGGCGCCACAGAGGAGACGGAGGCCATAATGACAAGATCTCTGCAAATCATCAACGAACATTCTCAGCTGCGGGCTAAGACGGATGACGGCATTACTATAGATGAG ACCGGCCCAGAACTGCTGCCACGTGTCtctatgctgctgctgctgaccagAATCATCTCCACTGCCACCCCAAGACTCCAG GTGTTAGCGTCTCAGTGTCTGACTGCGCTGTGTGCCAGCGCTGGAGGAGGTGAAGGCTGCACTGTGGCAGAGCAGCCAGAAATAGACGTCCTGCTCGAAGCCCTACTCTCGCCCTGCTTCTCTGTCCGTGATGCTGCTCTCAGG GGATTGTTGGAGATGGAGTTTGCCCTGCCTACAGACAGCACAGAGTCCAGTGGACTGAGTTTGCTGCGCAGGCTTTGGGTCGCCAGGTTTGATGTTGAGGAAGAGGGACGAGCCTTGGCTGAGAG GCTCTGGGAGTCTCTGGATCTGGAGCTTGTCCCTGAACTCTGCTCGCTGCTGATCGGAGATGTCACCCATCACGAGGAGGCCGTCCGCACTGCTGCGGCCGACGCTCTGTCCAGTGCCGTGTCCCAGTACAGAGACCAGTCTCCTACAGTGCTCGGCCAGCTCACTGAGCTCTACCACCAGAAACTTTAT agaccACCTCCTGTGCTGGATGCCCTGGGTAGAGTCATTTCTGAAGCTCCACCTGACCAATGGGAGGCCAG GTGTGGCATCGCTCTGTCTCTGAACAAGTTGTCCCAGTACCTGGAAGAATCTCAGGTcacccctctcttcctcttctttgtcCCCGATGCTCTGAATGACCGCCACACTGAGGTGCGGCGCTGCATGTTGGACGCTGCCCTCTCAGCTCTCAACACACATGGAAAG GACAACGTGAGCTCCCTGCTGCCAGTGTTTGAGGAGTTTCTGAAGAACGCCCCCCAGGACGCCAGCTACGACTCTGTCCGTCAGAGCGTGGTCATTCTCATGGGCTCTCTGGCCAAACATCTGGACAAAAACGACCCCAAGGTCAAACCCATTGTGGCCAAATTGATCACGGCACTCTCTACACCTTCACAGCAG GTCCAGGAGTCTGTGGCCAGCTGTTTGCCTCCACTAGTACCCGCCATCAAGGAAGACGCCGCAGGAATTGTAAGgaacctgctgcagctgctgctggagagcgACAAGTACGCAGAGAGGAAAGGAGCGGCGTACGGATTGGCTGGCCTTGTCAAAGGTCTCGGAATCCTGGCGCTCAAACAGCAGGACATCATGACCACGCTGACCGACGCCATCCAGGATAAGAAGAACTTCAGACGGAGGGAAG GGGCACTGTTTGCCTTCGAGATGCTGTGTAACATGTTGGGGAAGCTGTTTGAGCCGTACGTGGTCCATGTGCTGCCACACCTCCTGCTCTGCTTTGGAGATGGAAACCAATACGTCAGAGAG GCTGCAGATGATTGTGCCAAGGCTGTGATGAGGAACCTGAGCGCCCACGGTGTGAAGCTGGTCCTCCCCTCTCTGCTGGTGGCCCTGGAGGAGGAGTCCTGGAGGACTAAAGCAG GCTCGGTGGAGTTGCTTGGCGCCATGGCTTTCTGTGCACCCAAGCAGTTATCCTCCTGTCTGCCCAGCATCGTGCCCAAGCTGACAGAGGTGCTGACCGACTCCCACGTGAAGGTGCAGAAGGCCGGCCAGCAGGCCCTCCGACAAATCGGCTCCGTCATCCGTAACCCTGAAATTCTCG CCATTACCCCCATCCTGCTGGACGCTCTCACCGATCCCTCCAAGAGGACTCAGACCTGCCTGCAGACGCTGCTGGACACCAAATTCGTCCACTTCATTGACGCTCCCTCTCTGGCTCTGATCATGCCCATCGTGCAGAGAGCCTTCCAAGACCGCTCCACGGACACTCGCAAGATGGCCGCTCAGATTATCGGCAACATGTACTCCCTCACTGACCAGAAG GATCTGTCACCCTACCTGCCCAGCGTCATTCCTGGACTGAAGGCCTCTCTGCTGGATCCAGTGCCTGAG gtGCGTACAGTCTCAGCTAAAGCCCTGGGCGCCATGGTGAAGGGAATGGGCGAATCCTGCTTCGACGACCTGCTGCCATGGCTCATGGAGACTCTGGCCTCCGAACAGAGCTCCGTGGATCGCTCCGGAGCTGCTCAAG GTCTGGCCGAGGTGATGGCCGGACTGGGAGTGGAGAAGCTGGACAAGCTGATGCCAGATGTGGTGCAGACTGCCAGCAAGGTGGACATCGCTTCTCACGTCAGAGACGGTTACATCATGATGTTCATCTACCTGCCCCTCACCTTCGGAGACAGGTTTACTCCCTATGTTGGGCCCATTATCCCCTGCATTCTCAAG GCTCTGGCTGATGAGAATGAATATGTGAGAGACACAGCATTGCGAGCCGGGCAGCGCATCATCAGCATGTACGCCGAGACCGCCATCGCACTGCTGCTCCCTGAACTGGAGCAGGGCCTGTTTGATGACCTGTGGAGAATCAG GTTCAGCTCTGTGCAGCTGCTCGGAGATCTGCTGTTCCACATCTCCGGAGTGACAGGAAAGATGACCACAGAAACAGCGTCTGAGGATGACAACTTTGGAACTGCAGCATCCAATAAA GCTATTATTTCGGCTCTGGGTGGTGAGAGACGTAACCGCGTCCTCTCTGGCCTCTACATGGGTCGTTCAGACACCCAGCTGGTGGTTCGACAGGCATCCCTCCACGTGTGGAAGATCGTGGTGTCCAACACTCCCCGAACCCTTAGAGAGATCCTCCCAACCCTGTTCACCCTGCTGCTTGGATTCTTGGCTTCCACCTGCCCTGACAAGAGAACG ATCGCTGCTAGGACACTGGGAGATCTGGTGAGGAAGCTGGGAGAGAAGATCCTCCCAGAGATCATTCCCATCCTGGAGGAGGGGCTGCGCTCCGACAAGAGCGACGAGAGGCAGGGCGTCTGCATCGGCCTCAGTGAGATCATGAAGTCCACCAGCAAAGATGCG GTGCTGGTCTTCTCCGAGTCCCTGGTCCCCACGGTGAGGAAGGCTCTCTGCGATCCTCTGGAGGAGGTCCGAGAGGCCGCCGCCAAAACCTTCGAGCAGCTCCACGCCACCATCGGTCACCAGGCGCTGGACGACATCCTGCCGACCCTGCTCAAACAGCTG GATGATGAGGAGACAGCAGAGTTTGCTTTGGACGGTCTGAAGCAAGTCATGGCTGTGAAGAGTCGCTCCGTGCTGCCTTACTTGGTTCCAAAG CTGACTGCTCCTCCTGTGAACACCCGTGTGCTCGCCTTCCTGTCCGCCGTGGCCGGAGACGCTCTGACGCGTCACCTCGGAGTCATCCTTCCCGccctgctctcctccctcaAAGGAAAGCTGGGAACAGAGGATGAAGCTCAG GAGCTGTGCAGCTGTCAGACAGTGATCCTCTCTGTGGAGGACGAAGTGGGCCAGCGCATCATCATCGAGGACCTGCTGGAGGCCACGCGAGGCAGCGACCCCGGCCTCAGACAGGCCGCCGCAACCATCCTCAACGCCTACTTCGCCCGCACCCGTCTGGACTACAGCGCCCACACACGCACCCTGCTGTCAGGCCTCATCCGCCTCCTCAACGACTCCAACACAGAGGTCCTGTCTCAGAGCTGGGACACCATCAACTCCATCACCAAG AAACTGGATGCAAGCAGCCAGCTGGCTTTGATTGACGACCTGCATCGAGACATCAGAtcagcagctgcagatgtgaagGGTCAACACCTGCCTGGTTTCTGTCTGCCCAAGAAG GGTGTCGTTTGTATCCTGCCTGTCCTGAGAGAGGGTGTCCTAACCGGTAGTCCTGAGCAGAAAGAAGAAGCAGCCAAAGCTCTGGGAGGGGTCATCAAACTGACCTCCCCCGAAGCCCTGCGGCCCTCCGTCGTCAACATCACCGGACCGCTCATTCGTATCTTGGGCGACCGCTTTGCCTGGACGGTGAAAACGGCTCTGCTGGAGACTCTCACCCTGCTGCTGGCAAAG GTGGGCATCGCTCTGAAGCCCTTCCTGCCACAGCTGCAGACCACCTTCCTGAAGGCCCTGCAGGACTCCAGCCGCGGCGTGAGGTTGAGGGCCGCCGAGGCTCTGGGCCAGCTGGTTTCTATCCACACCAAGGTCGACCCACTCTTCACAGAGCAGCTCTCTTCTATCCGCAATGCTGAGGACTCAGGAGTCAG GGAGACCATGCTTCAAGCCTTAAGGTTCGTCATCCAGGGGGCCGGGTCAAAAGTGGATCCAGCCATCCGCAAGAACATCACCACCACATTACTAGGCATGCTGGGACATGATGAG GATGCAACTCGAATGGCTTCAGCTGGCTGCATTGGTGAGATGTGCGCCTTCctgtcagaggaggagctgaggagtGTGTTACTTCAGCATGTCTTAG CCGACGTGTCTGGTGTGGATTGGATGGTGCGTCATGGGCGTAGCTTGGCCTTGGCCATAGCTGTCAAGTGTGCACCTGAGAAGCTGTGCACAAAGGAATACAGTGAAAATGTGACTGAGACTATTTTAACCAACGCCACTGCTGATAGG ATTCCCATCGCGACCAGTGGCATTAGAGGGATGGGCTTCCTGATGAGGCATCATCTGAGAACAGAGGGAGCCAACAGTGTTTCCCAGCGCATCataacacagtttgtgaag TGTCTTCAGAACCAGTCCAGCGACATCAGACTGGTATCAGTGCGGGTGCTGTGGTGGGTGTTCAAAGACCCAGCTACGCCCAGCATGGAGGCCATTCACATCAAGCCGCTGCTGAAGAGTCTGCTGGACAACACCAAGGACAAGAACACCAGTGTCAGAGCCCAGAGCGAACACACCATCGTCAACCTGCTCCAACTGCGCCAGGGAGAGGAAACCATGCAG ACCGTCACTGCCATCCTGGACTCCGCAAGTAACGACCTGCTGTCAGAGTGTCACCGCCGATCTCTGAAGAAAATCGCCAGCATGCCGGACTCCAATGAAGAAGTAGACGACACCATCCTAACGTGA